From the Homo sapiens chromosome 1, GRCh38.p14 Primary Assembly genome, one window contains:
- the TMEM125 gene encoding transmembrane protein 125, with translation MSEQEAQAPGGRGLPPDMLAEQVELWWSQQPRRSALCFVVAVGLVAGCGAGGVALLSTTSSRSGEWRLATGTVLCLLALLVLVKQLMSSAVQDMNCIRQAHHVALLRSGGGADALVVLLSGLVLLVTGLTLAGLAAAPAPARPLAAMLSVGIALAALGSLLLLGLLLYQVGVSGHCPSICMATPSTHSGHGGHGSIFSISGQLSAGRRHETTSSIASLI, from the coding sequence ATGTCTGAACAGGAGGCTCAAGCCCCAGGGGGCCGGGGGCTGCCCCCGGACATGCTGGCAGAGCAGGTGGAGCTGTGGTGGTCCCAGCAGCCGCGGCGCTCGGCGCTCTGCTTCGTCGTGGCCGTGGGCCTCGTGGCAGGCTGTGGCGCGGGCGGCGTGGCACTGCTGTCAACCACCAGCAGCCGCTCAGGTGAATGGCGGCTAGCAACGGGCACTGTGCTCTGTTTGCTGGCTCTGCTGGTTCTGGTGAAACAGCTGATGAGCTCGGCTGTGCAGGACATGAACTGCATCCGCCAGGCCCACCATGTGGCCCTGCTGCGCAGTGGTGGAGGGGCCGACGCCCTCGTGGTGCTGCTCAGTGGCCTCGTGCTGCTGGTCACCGGCCTGACCCTGGCCGGGCTGGCCGCCGCCCCTGCCCCTGCTCGGCCGCTGGCCGCCATGCTGTCTGTGGGCATTGCTCTGGCTGCCTTGGGCTCGCTTTTGCTGCTGGGCCTGCTGCTGTATCAAGTGGGTGTGAGCGGACACTGCCCCTCCATCTGTATGGCCACTCCCTCCACCCACAGTGGCCATGGCGGCCATGGCAGCATCTTCAGCATCTCAGGACAGTTGTCTGCTGGCCGGCGTCACGAGACCACATCCAGCATTGCCAGCCTCATCTGA
- the C1orf210 gene encoding type III endosome membrane protein TEMP isoform X1: MNETNKTLVGPSELPTASAVAPGPGTGARAWPVLVGFVLGAVVLSLLIALAAKCHLCRRYHASYRHRPLPETGRGGRPQVAEDEDDDGFIEDNYIQPGTGELGTEGSRDHFSL, from the exons ATGAATGAGACAAACAAAA CACTTGTTGGGCCTTCGGAGCTCCCCACAGCGTCTGCTGTGGCCCCTGGCCCAGGCACTGGGGCTCGGGCATGGCCTGTGCTGGTAGGATTTGTGCTGGGGGCTGTGGTCCTCTCGCTCCTCATTGCACTTGCTGCCAAATGCCACCTCTGCCGCCGATACCATGCCAGCTACCGGCACCGCCCACTGCCTGAGACAGGAAGGGGAGGCCGCCCACAGGTGGCTGaagatgaggatgatgatggctTCATCGAGGACAATTACATTCAGCCTGGGACTGGCGAGCTGGGGACAGAGGGTAGCAGGGACCACTTCTCCCTCTGA